One genomic region from Quercus robur chromosome 4, dhQueRobu3.1, whole genome shotgun sequence encodes:
- the LOC126721313 gene encoding hydroquinone glucosyltransferase: protein MEQPKGPQLQTQAPQPHVAILPSPGMGHLIPLVGFAKRLVQRHQNFTITFIVPTDGPPSTAQKSVLDALPSSMNYTFLPPVNLDDQPEGTQIEPLISLTVARSLPSLRQLFKSLTLTETCASTKLVALVVDLFGTEAFDVAREFNVLPYVFFPSTAMALSLFLYLPKLDEMVSCEYRDHPELIRIPGCIPIHGKDLLDPVQARKNEAYKWVLHHAKRYALAEGVMVNSFMELEPGAIKSLQVEEPGKPKIYPVGPLVNMGSTRKVDGSGSECLTWLDGQPHGSVLFVSFGSGGTLSYDQINELALGLEMSEQRFLWVVRSPNDKVANANFFSVQSQKDPFDFLPKGFLERTKGRGLVVPSWAPQAEVLSHGSTGGFLTHCGWNSILESVVNGIPLIVWPLYAEQKMNAVMLTEDIKVALRAKPSENGLVKREEIAKVSKALLEGEEGKKLRNQMKDLKDAAARNLSEDGASTKALSELALKWNNTK, encoded by the coding sequence ATGGAACAACCAAAAGGTCCACAACTACAAACACAAGCACCCCAACCCCATGTAGCTATTCTACCTAGTCCTGGGATGGGACACCTAATCCCACTAGTTGGGTTCGCCAAGAGACTTGTCCAACGCCACCAAAACTTCACCATCACCTTCATTGTTCCCACTGATGGACCTCCCTCCACAGCTCAAAAGTCTGTCCTAGATGCTCTCCCTAGTTCCATGAACTACACCTTTCTCCCACCTGTTAATTTGGATGATCAACCCGAAGGCACACAGATTGAGCCTCTAATTTCTCTCACTGTGGCTCGCTCTCTTCCTTCTTTGCGCCAACTATTTAAGTCGTTAACTCTAACTGAGACTTGTGCAAGTACCAAGTTAGTGGCTTTGGTTGTAGATCTTTTTGGTACTGAAGCCTTTGATGTTGCTAGAGAATTTAATGTCTTGCCTTATGTTTTCTTTCCCTCCACAGCCATGGCTTTGTCTTTATTCCTTTATCTACCAAAGCTAGATGAAATGGTTTCTTGTGAGTATAGAGACCATCCTGAGCTGATTAGAATTCCTGGGTGTATTCCAATTCATGGTAAAGATTTGTTAGACCCAGTTCAAGCTAGGAAGAACGAGGCTTACAAGTGGGTTCTTCACCACGCAAAAAGGTACGCTTTGGCTGAAGGAGTCATGGTCAATAGCTTTATGGAGTTGGAACCAGGTGCCATTAAATCTTTGCAAGTTGAAGAACCAGGTAAGCCGAAAATTTACCCTGTTGGGCCTCTTGTGAATATGGGTTCAACTAGAAAAGTTGATGGGTCTGGGTCTGAGTGTCTGACATGGTTGGATGGACAGCCACATGGTTCTGtgttatttgtttcttttggaAGTGGTGGGACTCTCTCTTATGATCAGATCAACGAGTTGGCTTTGGGGTTGGAAATGAGTGAACAAAGATTTTTATGGGTTGTGAGGAGCCCAAATGATAAGGTTGCTAATGCCAACTTTTTTAGTGTCCAAAGTCAGAAAGACCCTTTTGATTTCTTGCCAAAAGGGTTTCTGGAAAGGACCAAAGGGAGGGGTCTAGTGGTACCATCTTGGGCACCACAAGCTGAAGTACTGAGCCATGGCTCAACTGGTGGGTTCCTTACGCACTGTGGTTGGAATTCTATCCTTGAAAGTGTTGTCAATGGTATACCACTTATTGTTTGGCCGCTCTATGCTGAGCAAAAAATGAATGCAGTTATGCTAACTGAGGACATAAAGGTGGCATTGAGAGCAAAGCCTAGTGAAAATGGGCTTGTAAAACGAGAGGAGATTGCCAAAGTGAGCAAGGCTTTGTTGGAAGGCGAAGAAGGAAAGAAGCTCAGGAACCAAATGAAGGACCTAAAGGACGCAGCAGCAAGGAATCTGAGTGAAGATGGGGCTTCTACAAAGGCACTTTCTGAGTTGGCTCTCAAGTGGAACAACACAAAGTAA